ACGTCGCGCATTCCTTTCGAGGTGCCTCCGCAGATCCGTCCGGCGGTTTGCGCCGATTTGTCTCCCTCAACGGCGGTTGTCAATCTCAGCAGCAGCAGGCGCAGCTTGCATCTCGGAATTTCCTCCGTCCAGCCGGAGGGCAGTGTTGCTTCGCTGCATGTTCCGGAAGGATGGGATGTCTCGCAGACAGAGGATGGGTTCGTCGTATCGCTTCCGCGTGATGTACCGGAAGGCCTCTACAAGATCGGCGTTCGCGTGGACGGTCGGGAGGCGCGCTCGGTGCAGACTGTTTCCTATCCGCATACTGCTCCGCGGCATCTGAGTGCACCGGCCGAGGTGGCGGTGCTGGCCGTTGAGGCCGGGCCGACCGTCGGAAACATTGGCTATATCGGCGCGGGGAACGACCGCGTCGAGCACTGGCTCGACGCGCTCGGCTTTTCCGTTACGACGCTTTCTCCCGAAGACCTGACCAACGAAACGGTGCTGGAACGTCTCCAAACGATCGTTATCGGCATTTTTGCCATGCGCTTTCAGGAGAGCCTCAAAGAAGCAATGCCTGCGCTTCATCGCTGGGTCCAGCGAGGCGGAACGCTTCTGACGCTTTACCATCGTCCCTGGGACAACTGGGATCCGGATACCGTGCCGCCGGCGCGACTGGAGATTGGACAGCCTTCGTTGCGCTGGCGGGTGACCGACGAAAACGCCGCTGTTTCGTATCTTGAAGATAATTACCCCGTTTTGACCGTGCCGAACATGATCGGGCCTGATGACTGGAAGGGGTGGCACAAGGAGCGTGGTCTTTATTTCGCCAAGAGCTGGGACCCGGCTTATCGTCCGCTGCTTCAGATGGCAGACCCGGACGAAGCGCCCCATCAGGGGGCGTTGCTCACCGGCGATTTCGGCGAGGGCCGCCACATCCACTGTGCCCTGATCCTGCACCACCAGATGGAAAAGCTTGTGCCGGGGGCTTTCCGGCTCATGGTCAACCTGGTCACACCGCGATCCTGATCAGGTGGAGGAAACTTCGGCCACGACGAAAAACACGATGTCCGGCGGTGCCTGGCTGCTCGCCGACATGGGCCTGATCCTGTGTGCCCAGAGCATCGTGAAACATCTGGGTCTTGAATATTCGTCCGGCCAGCTCGTCTTTTTTCGGGCGTTGACCGGACTGGTCGTGATGCTTCCCTGGATCCTTGTCTCCGTGGACCTTTTCCGCCGTGTCGACCGGCTGCCGCTGCATCTTGTGCGCGTTGCAGCTTCGACCATCGCGTTGACGGCTGGTTTCTATGCGATTGCGCGCTTGCCGTTGGCCTTGATCACCGTCGTGAATTTCACGCGGCCGATCCTGACCATGGTGATGGCCGTTGTGATCTTGCGGGAAATGATCGGACCGCGCCGCTGGATCGCCGCGGCAATTGCCTTTGCGGGGGTTGTCGTTGCGGTTTCTCCCGGTTCGGTGGCCTTTTCCTGGGCGTTGCTGGCTCTTCTGTGCGCTGCCTTTTTCGGAACGGGCGCCATCATCATCACGCGGCTTCTCAACGATGTGCCAACAGTCGTCATGATGACTTTCTACACGGCGGGATTGACGCTCCTGGTTTTGCCGCTGGCGCTTCGGAGCTGGACCCCGGTCACTCTGGCCGACATGGCCCCGCTGCTCGCCATCGGTATCTGTGCGCAAGTTGCACAATTGTGCTTTCTCAAGGCGCACCGTCTGGCATCAGCCGGGTTTCTCTCCGTCCTCAGTTATCTCAGCCTGCCCCTTTCGGCGAGCGTTGGATACTTCGTCTTTGGGGAGGTTCTGTCATTCGAGTTTCTGGCAGGGGCTGCATTGATCATGGCGTCAGCCTTGTGGACCGTGCGCCGACAATTGTCTTAGCGCCGTTTCGTCGCGATCTGAGAGACCGACCCGCAGGACGCAAGCCGGTGATTGGAAGATCGCTAATCACCGGAATGCTTCTGCAACAACGCTTCTATTTCCGTTCGGGCCGGCATTGATGGGGCCGTGCCTTGCCGCGTCACGGAAATGGACGCCGTTGCCGTCGCGAAGCGGATGGCCTCCAATGGCGGCATGCCCTGCGCCAGGCCTGCCGCGAAGCCGCCGTTGAACGCGTCGCCAGCACCAGTGGTCTCCATGACGGGTCCTGCAGACATGGCCGGAACGTGTGTTGCCTCAGCGCCATCGTGAAACAAAGACCCGTTTTCGCCGAGTGTAACGATCGCAGCTGTTGCGCCGCGGTTGATCAGCTCTTCGGCAGCTTTCGTGGCGTCTTCAACGGTCTTTACGCTCATCCCGGTAATGGCTTCGGTCTCGGACTCGTTTGGCGTGACATAGTCGCAAAGGCCGAGTAGGGACGCCGGCAATTCGGCGGCTGGGGCAGGATTCAGGATGGTTGTTACTCCGGCCTGTTTTGCAATCCTCAAGGCATATTCTGCCGTCGCCAGCGGTTGCTCGAGTTGTGTCAAAAATACCTTGCTGTTTTCGATCGCCTCCTGTTGGGCATCAATATCACTCGGTCCCAGGCGGGCCGCGACACCGGGACAGACAATGATGGCGTTGTCACCTGTGCTGTCGTCGACAAAGATATACGCCGCCCCGGTGTAGCTGTCCGCATGCTGGGAGGCCAGCGATGTCACCCCGGCCTTCGACCATGTTGCAAGCGCCATATCCGC
This portion of the Roseibium sp. HPY-6 genome encodes:
- the rbsK gene encoding ribokinase, whose protein sequence is MSFDIVVLGVFVADTAYRASRQPKMGETILGESFALGPGGKGSNQAVAAGMAGASVGMLTRLGMDPFADMALATWSKAGVTSLASQHADSYTGAAYIFVDDSTGDNAIIVCPGVAARLGPSDIDAQQEAIENSKVFLTQLEQPLATAEYALRIAKQAGVTTILNPAPAAELPASLLGLCDYVTPNESETEAITGMSVKTVEDATKAAEELINRGATAAIVTLGENGSLFHDGAEATHVPAMSAGPVMETTGAGDAFNGGFAAGLAQGMPPLEAIRFATATASISVTRQGTAPSMPARTEIEALLQKHSGD
- a CDS encoding DMT family transporter, encoding MSGGAWLLADMGLILCAQSIVKHLGLEYSSGQLVFFRALTGLVVMLPWILVSVDLFRRVDRLPLHLVRVAASTIALTAGFYAIARLPLALITVVNFTRPILTMVMAVVILREMIGPRRWIAAAIAFAGVVVAVSPGSVAFSWALLALLCAAFFGTGAIIITRLLNDVPTVVMMTFYTAGLTLLVLPLALRSWTPVTLADMAPLLAIGICAQVAQLCFLKAHRLASAGFLSVLSYLSLPLSASVGYFVFGEVLSFEFLAGAALIMASALWTVRRQLS